The following proteins are encoded in a genomic region of Oncorhynchus keta strain PuntledgeMale-10-30-2019 chromosome 35, Oket_V2, whole genome shotgun sequence:
- the LOC127915731 gene encoding uncharacterized protein LOC127915731, which yields MFTVRSYEQALQYRLPDTPSNTVTIHHPEGNMLLQQPISFHLRVSSRRFSYHIIIVFLSIFIIFIIIFFFIMMFRVLIHLAALPLWVTGQLFSSIVHQRPVTLTEGPGGDVQLTCCHTIPNYYVILWYKQSAGDTAMKLIGYAYTKLITMEKSFEKHFNVSGDGGKEAYLHLVSLREPEHSAVYYCAASQHSDVDFLLFSTKTLSDGNIRPRLRTPASEV from the exons ATGTTCACAGTGAGGTCCTATGAGCAAGCTTTACAGTACAGGCTTCCTGACACTCCCTCTAACACTGTCACTATCCACCACCCTGAAGGAAACATGCTACTACAACAGCCAATCTCCTTTCACCTCAGAGTTTCATCCAGGAGATTCTcatatcacatcatcatcgtcTTCCTCAGCAtattcatcatcttcatcattatCTTTTTCTTCATCATGATGTTCAGAGTTCTGATTCACCTGGCAGCTCTACCACTCTGGGTGACAG GGCAGTTGTTTAGTAGCATTGTTCATCAGAGGCCTGTGACACTAACAGAAGGTCCTGGAGGAGACGTTCAACTCACCTGCTGCCATACGATCCCTAACTACTACGTGATACTATGGTACAAACAGTCAGCAGGAGACACTGCTATGAAACTCATTGGTTATGCATATACCAAGTTAATAACCATGGAGAAATCATTTGAAAAGCACTTCAATGTGAGTGGAGACGGTGGGAAAGAGGCTTATCTTCATCTAGTGAGTCTGAGAGAACCTGAACACAGTGCAGTTTATTACTGTGCAGCCAGCCAACACAGTGATGTAgacttcctcctgttctctactaAAACCCTGTCTGATGGTAATATTAGACCACGGCTCAGAACACCTGCATCTGAGGTTTGA